In one window of Fulvia fulva chromosome 5, complete sequence DNA:
- a CDS encoding Charged multivesicular body protein 5 produces the protein MNRLFGAKSNAPKPSLNDAIGKVDTRVESIDVKLAKLNAELQTYQQRLSRMRDGPGKNAIKQKAIKILQQRKMYEGQKDQLQQQSWNMEQAGMMQDNLKNTMATVDAMKTTQKELKKQYGKINIDKIEKMQDEMADLMDMGNDIQESISRSYDVPEDVDEAELDAELEALGEEVDFNAEFGESEMPGFLAESSGPPQFIDEAPEQNKEKQAAT, from the exons ATGAACCGACTCTTCGGCGCAAAGAGCAACGCTCCGAAGCCCTCTCTGAATGATGCTATAGGAAAG GTCGACACGAGAGTCGAGTCGATAGACGTCAAGCTCGCCAAACTCAACGCCGAACTGCAGACGTATCAGCAACGACTGAGTCGCATGCGAGATGGACCAGGCAAAAATGCGATCAAGCAAAAGGCCATCAAGATCCTGCAGCAGCGCAAGATGTACGAGGGCCAGAAGGACCAGCTACAGCAGCAAAGTTGGAACATGGAGCAGGCTGGCATGATGCAGGATAACCTCAAGAACACCATGGCAACGGTCGATGCGATGAAGACCACGCAGAAGGAGCTGAAGAAGCAGTACGGCAAGATCAACATTGACAAAATCGAGAAGATGCAGGACGAAATGGCAGATCTTATGGACATGGGCAACGACATACAGGAGAGCATAAGTAGGAGCTACGATGTGCCGGAGGATGTGGACGAAGCCGAGCTGGATGCTGAGCTTGAAGCGCTGGGAGAGGAAGTGGACTTCAATGCTGAGTTTGGCGAGAGTGAAATGCCGGGCTTTCTTGCAGAGAGCTCAGGCCCGCCGCAATTCATTGACGAAGCACCGGAGCAGAATAAGGAGAAGCAGGCAGCCACGTGA